The DNA region AGGTAGTGTGTGGAAGGTGTGATCGAaacgaggagggagatgttggGAGAAGATCAGAGTCAGAACCTGAATGCGAACACAGAATCGAGAAAAGACAGGCAGACGAGCTGGAGGGGCAATGTGGGGAAAGCGTGAGCTGGTGGCAGCAACAGGAGGCAGGGGCGAGCTTCCATTGCCAGTGCTGCAAGTGGCCGGCAATCATAGGTCTCGGGAAGGACCGACTGCTCCGGTCGATGCGGGATCCCGCCGAGACAGCCTGGAGGGAAAGCACAGTATGCTGATCCTTGGAGAGATCCGGATTGCTCAAGAAGCAACCAGTCGCAAAACCAGCTTCAAGCTGTGCCATTCGTAAAGACCTCGATCAACGTACCTAATGTAGGCTAATGTTAGCAAGAGCTCTGGCAATGGAAAGGTAAAGTTCTGTTCGGGATGGTTGGCCAAGCTCCATCAAGAGGATTGCATCTCAGCTGGTACCCTCGGCTGGACACTTGTTACCTAGGCCTTTAGGTGGAGTTCAGCCCTGAGCAGGTCCCAAAGATGATGGATCTTGTCAGCTATCTGTGTGGATGGCATGTGGTTCCCTGAGGCTCGATGGCTTGGCCAGCTCCTATCGGCATGTGAAATGTTGTGAAAACCCATCACACAAAGACGTCTTGTGCTAAAAAGAAAGATCCTTTCTTTTATACACAGCGATAAAGAGGCCGCCACATGGGCAGTCTCAGACCTGCCCGTTGGCGTCGCATTAACGGGCAGCAAGCCGGTTCAGCGACATTCTTTTGGAGCGAGACAGTCTCAATCTCATCTCAAATAAATCAAGATAGCCAGACAGCTCCAAGGAAACCCACAAAGAGTTTTACCACAAAGCTTTCATAAATGAGGGAGGATATAAAGAAAGACTTGCCTCGGTGAGGAGAGAGTTCCGACCAGAAGCCGGTGACCAGACGGGCCAGCTAACTGGACGACAGCGTGCTAAAGGGCATTCCGTACGCTGTAGGTGAACTTCCTTGTAGGCAAGGAGCGTCCAGTAGTCGCAATAATATCCCACAAGTAGCCATTGAGAGAGGTTAATCTGGCACGGGGCCCTCGGTCGACAGGAAGGAAACCCGATGAGATGAATTGAAACGCTGGCCGGGCTGTTTAAACGCAAGGAGAGGTGAACATTAGCGAGGGCAGAAGATTTATTATCGGACAATTTCGAAAAAAGAAGGCCGAACGTCACAAAGGCTTGGAGGAGACAATCGGGAGtttcaaaaaaaaatggaAGGCACGAAAACAGCCACAAGGTAAGGTAGTCACGCTCTAGCCTTCAAAAAGTGCGGTGATCACGTGTATCAGAGCTTGAGGGCCGACCAAAGAGGTTAACCGTGTGTTAAGTAGTCGAATATCTGACTACTCAGAGACAAGACTCAATCAACTCTTGCCCGCAAGAATATCTAGAGTTACTTATGGTGGACATGGGGTCGGTCATTTATCGGTCTACGGTGTGAGACCAGGCAGAATAGGCAAAATAGGCAATTAAAAGACTTTGTTGAAAGCAATGAAACGAATACAGAGTCTCATTTCTACTCCTATGTTGATACTGGAAAGCAGATGAGGCCGTATGCAAGTGTTCGTCAGATATCCAGTGAATCGACGTCCCGTTTGGAGACTGTCTGGCCTACAGGGATATACCGGTTACTTGCATAGCATCTTGGCATTTCCACTGGTCTCAAAACGTCATTGTGGCTAAGGAAGCATTTGGCTGGCAGGGGTCTTAATAGATTTAGGCGCGCCCGCATGGAACGCGTCTATCGACGCGACGGAGGGCCCCCTTTTGAGTTGAGGCAGAAGCTCCAAAAACCACAAGCCAGACCGCCCTCTACTAAAATTGTCAACTGATGACCTATTTCACTCAGCTGTTCGTCATTTTGGACTCGAATAGACCAGTGTATCGGTCAACAAAGCCATTTTCACAGATAATCGCTGCAGCCTTTCGCATCTGCTCGCATTGTTTACCTTCCCATCAACCGATTCCGAGAAATCTTCAACAATGCCTGGCGTCGTCGATGGGCGCTCGAGAAAGCGCCATCTCCCAGGCGTCCTAAGAGAGGATTCTGACGACGAGCTGGGAACAGAAGACCTTCCGTGGGAATGGATTTATGCCAACGAGCCAGACACCGAGGAAAACAATGGGAGGAAACGAAAACGAGCTACGTGGCAAGATGGCCAGATTATTGGCGCTCGTAATGGCAATTTCGAGTGCTATTTGGGAGACACGACGCTGCTGAAGGCCGATAGCTCCAACGAAGCCTGGGTTGGCATAATATGCGAGTTccaggaggacgaggagggcgagATGGCCGCCAACTTCATGTGGTTCTCGTCGCCAAACGAGATTCGCAGCGCAAAGAAGAGGACGGATTATGTGGAGGTGTGTGTGATTGCGCTTTGTCTTTGCCTTGATCTCGAGTTGCTAACTTTTTCTGCCTCTATAGAACGAGCTctacatcaccacctcgtTCGATGTCAACGCCTTGTCGACCATCAATGGCAAGGCCCATGTTATGTCGCAGCAAGCCTTCATGAACGAATTCCCAACAGGCAAAGTGCCACGCAAATCCAAGCAGTATGGAAAAGTATTTATTTGCCGAAGGGGCTGCAACACCAGAACATGCACCTACACCGAGGAGTTCATCTGGGAGGATATTTACCACGGCAGGGAAGACCTCGAGGCTCTCCAGGAGCGGCTTCAGAAGGAGACCAAGGCAACTCGGAAAAAGAAGCCCGCGAAAGACGAATCCCCCGAGCGAGACTACAAGTTTGAGGCCGACCCAGAAGCAGATGGAGAATATGCCCCTGGCGTCTACCGCACCCCAAAGAAGGCTCGTATCAGGGACGCCGTCACCCCCAGCAGCCGACACAAAAAGACAGGCAACAAACCggcaaccccctcctcccaccgccgCATCGTCGTCAAAAAGCACCTTGAATTCACACCCCTAGCCACCCGAGTCCTCTCTCCTATGCACGTTCACGCCTCCCCATATCAGGTAGCCCGCACCCAGCTCCACGTCGCTTCAGTTCCCACCAGTCTACCATGTCGCGAATCCGAGTTCAGTCTCGTCTATTCGCACCTCGAAGCTGCCATCACCGACGGCTCCGGAACCTGCATCTACATCTCTGGTACTCCGGGTACAGGCAAAACCGCCACCGTGCGCGAGGTAGTTTCCCACCTCGATGCCGCCGTTCGCGCCGACGAGCTCGATGACTTTATCTTTGTCGAGATCAACGGCATGAAAATCACCGACCCTCATCAATCTTACGCCTTGCTGTGGGAAGCCCTCAAAGGCCAACGCGTTTCCCCGGCCCAAGCCCTCGACCTTCTGGAGCGAGAATTcagccacccctccccccgtcGTGTGCCCtgcgtggtgttgatggacGAACTCGACCAGCTGGTGACCAAAAACCAGGGCGTCATGTACAACTTTTTCAACTGGCCCGGCCTCCGCCACTCCAGGCTCATCGTCCTGGCGGTAGCCAACACGATGGACTTGCCCGAACgaaccctctccaacaaaaTCAGCTCCCGTCTTGGTTTGACGCGTATCACGTTCCCGGGGTACAACCACGAACAGCTCATGCGTATCGTCCAGTCTCGCCTGGAAGGTGTCCCAGGTGACATCGTGGACCCGGATGCAATCCAATTcgcggcgaggaaggtggcTGCCGTCAGCGGTGACGCCCGCCGGGCTCTGGATATCTGTCGACGAGCGGTCGAACTGGCGGAAGCAGACGCGAAAGTTAATGACCTTTCCGACGATGCCACGCCAAACACGCCGACGAAAACCCCCGCCAGGAAGAAGGACGAATCGccccagaaaaagaagaagagttcTGCTGGGAGGGTAACGATCGAGACTGTCCGAAGAGCTATCAACGAGGCCACTTCCAACCCGCTGCAGCAATACCTCCGCTCTTTGCCCTTTGCCTCGAAACTTTTGTTGACGGCACTGTGCTTACGGATTCAGAGGAcggggttggcggagagTACGTTTGGGGATGTGCTCGAGGAGATGCAGCGGATGCTCAAGCTGACGGTCAATGAGTCTCGGCCGTTGAAGTTATTGGAGAAAAGGGCTACAGGGcagaagggggaaggggcagACGATGGAACAGGGTTGATGATTACAAAGGCGAAGCAGACGGGGCAGTTGATCAGACCGGCTGGGTTGggttctgctgctgttgatcTTACCGGGGCCGGGATTATCAATCTGGAGGGGCAGAGGCCGGAGAGGCCGAGCAAAATGaggctggcggtgggggatgaagaggttAGGTTGGCGTTTAGGGATGATCCTGAGATTAAAGGGGTGGGTGTGATGCTTTaacgaaaaaaaagatacCCATTTTGCATATGGACAGAAACTTTATAGACCACAGACGATGTTTTGATATCTATGTTTCCACCCTTGATACAGTTTTGTCTAGATACTGTGACATAACCTATGGAAGATcaatcccctcctcctccgcctttcGTTGAATATACTTCTTGACCTGTTCCCCCGTCCGTCAGCTACACataccacatcaacccccgcaccaccacaagacTTACATCAATCCCAGGCGCCACCTCCAAAGGCAGAAGCCCATCATTATCCTTCCTGTCCATCTCAGCCCCAGCtttcatcaacaccacagccGCGTCacctatcatcatcatcatcatcatcagccttgaACCGTTCTCGCTGGAGAAGAATAGAAACATACCATGCCCCTCGGCAATAGCATGATGCAACGCCGTTTGTCCAGCTGAATCGCTGGCGTTCAGGGGACTTTTGTGCTTGAGAAACAGGTTGATCAAGGGGACCGAaccgacggcggcggcgcggtggagggggtaCTGGCCTCGCTTGTCGCGGACGCGGACGGAAGCGGGAGGTTTGTGTTCTTCGAGGAGCTTGCGGGCGAGGTCAaggttggacttggaggcTATGAAGTGGAGGACTGTCTAGAGAGGAGTtaggtggtggaaggggcaggggagaaggggggaggggatgtaCTTGGCCGTTTTCATCTGGATTCTTGTTAGTAAATGAGTAGCATGAGGACGGGAAGGGGGCATGTGCCATGTGGTAATGTGTAAATGTGTGTGCTAATATGTGGTAGAGGGGTAATGTGGTAAAGGAGAAATGCGGTAGTGTGTTAAAGGGCCAATCAAGACGCGGTAGGGAAACATGGACGTACTTGTCTCATTCACGTCGGCATCTCtggcaaggaggagatcgaCCACTCTGTCCGAGTCCTTGACGCTGGCTGCGATCATGAGAGGGGTCCAGCCCATGTCATCCTACAAGTGAGATCAGAATTGCGCTGTTCCAAGTAGCAGGTATGCTGGGAATATCTTATATACTTTGGCGTCGACATCAAACCCTTTCTGTTGAACCAGGAGGTTGACAATCTCGTGGTGGTTGTACGAAGCCGCCCAGTGGATGGGAAGACGGCCATCGTCGTCTTTCAGCTTGGCGAGCTTGGGATTGGCCTGTTGGTATGGTTAGACCGaccatatcatcatcacatgGCGGACAGCTACTTACATTCAGCAAAGACTCTACAACGGTCGCTATTCTGGGAGTCAGAGTCAAAGTCACCGGTTGAACACACACCGTTGGCTAGCTTCACTTGCCTTTCCCGTCACGAGCGGCTGCGTGGATGGCGAACTTGTCTTGATTTTCCATTTTAACTCTGACTTGTTTGGTATTTCCAGGTATCTAGTTGAAGCTGAAGAATGTAGTTGTATTTAGATGATTCGCTGCTGAAGGCGGCGTCATATAAGTGATGCCTTCCACATCAGACCACCCCGCCATAGCagtgtcaagaagaaggcacTGTGTGGGGCCCCTTCAACTACCCCCTGTAGCTCTAGGCTGGCCCGAGCTTCAGCCACACGCCTGGAAATTTTGGGGATCCAATGTCAACCGCGCATTGGACAGGCGGAGCCATCGCTATcgttcatcatcatcatcatcgacgcGACTGAGAACTGCTTGGCTGCGacaaatccaccaccagacACCGGAACTGACGGCCCAAAATTCGATCCACGACTATATCGAGTCACACGCTTACACAGCTTTAATTCTTCACCATGGCAGCTGAGGTTGCCAACGGCGCTGGCCTCGAGACGGAAGTATCCCATCTCGAGTCCTTAATCCTGGCCAACGCCCGCAGATCGAAATCCATCTACGCCAACACATCCACAGATTTGGGAAGGAAACGACTAAAGCTCGATCCCGGACTGGCATCAGAAGATCCCGACATCTCGAAAacatccctctccctccgccttCACGCCGAATATGAAGACGTTCAGACCCTACCCGAAGTCATCGCGAAGAAGCTCCCGGCTGCCGGTCctcgcaagaagaagccaaaagcAGCCGAAGAAGCACCATCAAAGTCAGAGGAGCACGCGCGCAAATTGATAGAAGGGATACCGGCAAACAAGACCGGGCCTGGTTCCAACGCTCTTGTCCTCTCCAGAAGACCAGGCGGCGCTggcgctgctggtgctggcgcGAAACCGAGCGCAAACCGCAACGACCCCCAAAATATGAGCCTCACCCGCCGGCaagacaacctcctcgcaCAGCCCCGGCCAGACTGGCACCCACCTTGGAAACTCCAGCGCGTCATCAGCGGCCATCTCGGCTGGGTGCGAGCTCTCGCCGTCGAGCCAAACAACAAGTGGTTCGCCTCGGGCGCCGGCGACCGCACCATCAAAATCTGGGACCTGGCCTCTGGCCAACTCAAGCTCACCCTCACCGGTCACATCTCGACGGTCCGCGGCCTGGCGGTATCACCACGACACCCCTACATGTTCTCCTGCGGTGAAGACAAGATGGTCAAGTGCTGGGATCTGGAAACAAACAAGGTCATCCGTCACTACCACGGCCATTTGTCAGGTGTATACACCCTCAAGctccacccaaccctcgATGTCCTCGTCACCGGTGGCCGCGACGGCGTAGCTCGTGTATGGGACATGCGCACCCGAAGCAATGTCCATGTCCTGTCGGGACACACCGGCACCGTCGCCGACCTTGTCTGTCAAGAAGCTGACCCCCAAGTCATAACCGGCAGCTTGGACTCCACCGTCCGAATGTGGGATCTCGCCGCGGGCAAGACGATGGGCGTGCTGACCCACCACAAAAAGGGCGTCCGCGCCTtgaccacccacccaaccgaGTTCACCTTCGCAACAGGCAGCACAGGGAGCATCAAGCAGTGGAAGTGCCCCGAGGGAGCCTTCATGCAGAACTTTGACGGCCACAACGCCATTATCAACACCCTGTCGGTCAACGACCAGAACGTGTTGTTTTCGGGTGGAGACAACGGGTCGATGAGCTTTTGGGACTGGAAGAGCGGGCATAGGTTCCAGGCGTTGGACACGACGGCTCAGCCGGGCAGTTTGGATGCTGAGTCGGGGGTGATGAGCTCCATTTTTGACCATtcggggtcgaggttgatcTGTGGTGAGGCTGATAAGACTAGTaagtttttttcttctgacAAAACGGATGAGAGGGGGTTTATGTGCTAAACGTTGCGATAGTCAAAATCTGGAAAGAGGATCCCGATGCCACGCCAGAGACACACCCGTTGGAGTGGAAGCCGACCTTGGCTGCTAGTAGGAAGTTTTAAGTTGAGGGATGAGGTTACGGGGTTATCGTACTTGTAATGAACATGTGTGAACTGCATAGCGGCGTGGAACAAAAGAGTATAGGGGCTCGAAAATTGAAGAATCAGTGAGGTACATATTCAACCGCGCACACTACCAGATGTGATTAAACAATGTTTGATGTCCTCTACGAAATTACAACCGCAATGCCCATGCAAAATTTATAAATT from Podospora pseudoanserina strain CBS 124.78 chromosome 1, whole genome shotgun sequence includes:
- the ORC1 gene encoding Origin recognition complex, subunit 1 (COG:L; EggNog:ENOG503NU0T); translation: MPGVVDGRSRKRHLPGVLREDSDDELGTEDLPWEWIYANEPDTEENNGRKRKRATWQDGQIIGARNGNFECYLGDTTLLKADSSNEAWVGIICEFQEDEEGEMAANFMWFSSPNEIRSAKKRTDYVENELYITTSFDVNALSTINGKAHVMSQQAFMNEFPTGKVPRKSKQYGKVFICRRGCNTRTCTYTEEFIWEDIYHGREDLEALQERLQKETKATRKKKPAKDESPERDYKFEADPEADGEYAPGVYRTPKKARIRDAVTPSSRHKKTGNKPATPSSHRRIVVKKHLEFTPLATRVLSPMHVHASPYQVARTQLHVASVPTSLPCRESEFSLVYSHLEAAITDGSGTCIYISGTPGTGKTATVREVVSHLDAAVRADELDDFIFVEINGMKITDPHQSYALLWEALKGQRVSPAQALDLLEREFSHPSPRRVPCVVLMDELDQLVTKNQGVMYNFFNWPGLRHSRLIVLAVANTMDLPERTLSNKISSRLGLTRITFPGYNHEQLMRIVQSRLEGVPGDIVDPDAIQFAARKVAAVSGDARRALDICRRAVELAEADAKVNDLSDDATPNTPTKTPARKKDESPQKKKKSSAGRVTIETVRRAINEATSNPLQQYLRSLPFASKLLLTALCLRIQRTGLAESTFGDVLEEMQRMLKLTVNESRPLKLLEKRATGQKGEGADDGTGLMITKAKQTGQLIRPAGLGSAAVDLTGAGIINLEGQRPERPSKMRLAVGDEEVRLAFRDDPEIKGVGVML
- the NAS6 gene encoding putative ankyrin-repeat protein (COG:O; EggNog:ENOG503NXYE) is translated as MENQDKFAIHAAAPTVVESLLNANPKLAKLKDDDGRLPIHWAASYNHHEIVNLLVQQKGFDVDAKDDMGWTPLMIAASVKDSDRVVDLLLARDADVNETILHFIASKSNLDLARKLLEEHKPPASVRVRDKRGQYPLHRAAAVGSVPLINLFLKHKSPLNASDSAGQTALHHAIAEGHGDAAVVLMKAGAEMDRKDNDGLLPLEVAPGIDVKKYIQRKAEEEGIDLP
- the PRP46 gene encoding pre-mRNA-splicing factor prp46 (BUSCO:EOG09262KUJ; EggNog:ENOG503NVRR; COG:A), yielding MAAEVANGAGLETEVSHLESLILANARRSKSIYANTSTDLGRKRLKLDPGLASEDPDISKTSLSLRLHAEYEDVQTLPEVIAKKLPAAGPRKKKPKAAEEAPSKSEEHARKLIEGIPANKTGPGSNALVLSRRPGGAGAAGAGAKPSANRNDPQNMSLTRRQDNLLAQPRPDWHPPWKLQRVISGHLGWVRALAVEPNNKWFASGAGDRTIKIWDLASGQLKLTLTGHISTVRGLAVSPRHPYMFSCGEDKMVKCWDLETNKVIRHYHGHLSGVYTLKLHPTLDVLVTGGRDGVARVWDMRTRSNVHVLSGHTGTVADLVCQEADPQVITGSLDSTVRMWDLAAGKTMGVLTHHKKGVRALTTHPTEFTFATGSTGSIKQWKCPEGAFMQNFDGHNAIINTLSVNDQNVLFSGGDNGSMSFWDWKSGHRFQALDTTAQPGSLDAESGVMSSIFDHSGSRLICGEADKTIKIWKEDPDATPETHPLEWKPTLAASRKF